The following proteins come from a genomic window of Lycium ferocissimum isolate CSIRO_LF1 chromosome 4, AGI_CSIRO_Lferr_CH_V1, whole genome shotgun sequence:
- the LOC132052218 gene encoding dof zinc finger protein DOF3.1-like produces MQDQSSIYSQIKPQFPDQEILKCPRCDSINTKFCYYNNYNLSQPRHFCKNCKRYWTKGGILRNIPVGGSSRKNTKRSSSTNSKRSSSSSTSTSAAHPKTEVFATPVVPVFDQNSPILDVNGPFSSLLLSNGPEMGNLLETLNTNGPNPGFVSGSDAASQSGNFQNSEDSNCWNGSNSWPDLAIYTPGSSFQ; encoded by the coding sequence ATGCAAGACCAATCATCAATATATTCACAGATCAAGCCTCAATTCCCCGATCAAGAAATCTTGAAGTGTCCTAGATGTGACTCAATTAACACAAAGTTTTGTTACTACAACAATTACAACCTTTCTCAGCCACGTCATTTCTGTAAGAATTGTAAAAGGTATTGGACTAAAGGAGGTATTTTAAGGAACATACCAGTTGGTGGTAGCTCTCGTAAGAACACGAAACGATCATCTTCTACAAATAGTAAAcgctcttcttcatcttcaacttcaacttcagcAGCACATCCAAAAACAGAGGTTTTTGCTACACCTGTTGTTCCGGTTTTTGATCAGAATAGCCCGATTCTTGATGTGAACGGGCCTTTCAGCTCGCTATTGTTGTCAAACGGGCCTGAGATGGGCAACTTGTTAGAAACTTTAAATACCAACGGGCCCAATCCGGGCTTTGTTTCGGGCTCAGATGCTGCATCTCAAAGTGGGAATTTTCAGAATAGTGAAGATTCTAATTGTTGGAATGGTAGTAATAGTTGGCCTGATCTTGCTATTTACACCCCAGGTTCAAGCTTTCAGTAA